GTTCGTCCACCTCGATCTGATGCACCTGCTGAGCAACGTGGCGGGCTACGTCGCCGCGGCCCTGGTGGCCTACGGCCTCTGCGTCCAGATCGGGAACCGGCGATGGTTCCGCGTGACCTTCGCCTGCTTCGTACTCGTCTTCCCCGTCCTGGTGAGCCTCACCAGCTACGCCATCATCGGACTGCTCTACCCCGGTATCGAGCCGGTGAGCCGCGGGTTCTCGGGCGTCGGTGCGGGCTTCGCCGGCTTCGTCTTCGTCACCCTGCTCGCGGCGCTGACCCGGCTGTACGACTACCGCGTGGCTGGCTACATCGGACTCGCCATCTGGCTCTTGCTCCTGTTCGAGGTGTACCTCATCTACGTCGGGAACGTGACACTCCCCGTCGGCGGTCTCTTCGTCGTCGGCTGGGGGGCCTGCCTGGTAGGGATCGGCCGGGCGTCGACAGGTCCACTGATACTCTCACGGTCCCCGTCACGGGTCGAACTCCTCCAGATACTACAGACTGCGCTCGTCGTGATCCTGCTGGTGAGTTTCGTCTCCGTCCTGTTCCCACCGGAGATCGTCGAGGACGGGACGGTCACGAACATCTTCGCACACGCCGCCGGCTTCCTCTACGGCATCGGCGGGGCAGCAGTGACCGCGTGGTACACCCGAGTGGGGTGACCGGCGAAACAGTTATGTGTGTTACTGTCTAACGTGGGTATGGAACCCCAGTTCGCTGGGGGTTCCCGACGGGAACGACCGTCGTATCCGCTCGGGAATTGGCATCGGCGCACGATCGGGACTCCCGGCAGATGGCTGGCCAGCCGACTCTCGTTCCGGGATCCGGTTTTTCGGTACCCCTACCCTGATACACCCAGCACTTCGGCCCAACACTTTTGAGACGGTTAGACACAGGTACGGTGATGTCCGACAGCGACCTGAGTTTCTGGGGCTGGGGCTACACAGAGAAGTTCCCCGACGAGGCCGAGCGCGACGAACTCGCGACACGGATGGAGACGATGCTCGGGTTCCCAGAACGCCCGCGACTCGACCCGCCGACCCTCTCGGACGTGTCGATCCCCGAGTCGGCCGTGTCGGTCCCAGACCACCTCACCGACGTCTGCTCGACGGCGACGGAGGACCGGATCCGCCACACCTACGGCAGCGGCTACCGCGACCTCGTCCGTGGATTCCACGGCGACTTCGCGTCCGCGCCTGACGTGGTGGCCGAACCCGAAACGGAAGCCGAGATCCGTGACATCCTCGACTGGGCGACCGAGGAGCGGGTCGCGGTCGTCCCCTACGGCGGCGGCACCAGCGTCGTCGCCGGCGTCGAGTGTGACCCCGATGGCGACGGATCGGGCTACGCCGGCGTGCTCTCACTCGACCTCCGGGCGATGGATCGCGTGCTGGAGGCCGACGACCACTCACGCACGGCGAAGATTCAGGCCGGGGCGACCGGCCCGCAGATCAACGATCAGCTCCGCGAGCACGACCTCCAGCTCAGACACTACCCACAGTCCTACGAGTTCTCGACGCTGGGCGGGTGGATCGCGACCCGCGCCGGCGGTCACTTCGCCACCGTCTACACCCACATCGACGACTTCGTCGAGAACGTCCGGATGCTCACCCCTTCCGGCGAGTTCGAGAGCCGCCGCCTCCCCGCCTCGGGTGCCGGCCCCGACCCGGACCGACTGGTCCTCGGATCTGAGGGCACACTGGGCGTGATCACGGAAGGATGGCTCCGCGTCCAGCCTCGCCCCCCGTACCGCGCTCGCGCCACAGTCCGCTTCTCGGGCTTCGAGGCGGCAGTCGACGCGATCCGCGAAATCGCCCAGGCGCGGCTCTACCCGGCGAACTGCCGGCTGCTCGATAGTCGAGAAGCGATGATGAACGAGGTGGCGATGGACGGCAGCCACGTCCTCGTGCTGGGCTTCGAGTCCGTCGACCACCCCGTCGACGACGACCTCGCACGGGCCATCGAGATCGCCGAGGACCGCGGCGGGACGGTTTCGAGCGGTCCGAGCTACGAGGGGCCCCATCGCGAGGACGACGGGGAGCAAGGCAGCGACGACCGCGACGACGAGGCGGACGACTGGCGGTCGGCCTTCTTCGAGGCACCCTACAAGTTCAACGCCCTGGTGAGTCTGGGTGTGATCGTCGACACCTTCGAGACGGCGGTGACGTGGGACCAGTTCGACCGCCTTCACGAGGAGATCACCGAGCAGGTGACCGAGGTCATGGAAGAGGAGTGCGGCGCAGGCTTTCTCTCCTGTCGGTTCACCCACGTCTACCCGGACGGGCCAGCGCCCTACTACACCCTGCTGGCCCCGGCCGACGTGGGGCGGGAACTCGAACAGTGGCGCGAGATCAAGGCGACGGCCTCGGACGTGATCGAGGAGTACGGCGGGACGATCACCCACCACCACGCAGTCGGCCGGACGCATCGGGAGTGGTACGAGGAGGAGTCCCCCGACGAGTTCCGGGAGGCGTTGCGCGCCGCCAAGGACCGTCTCGACCCCGAAGGCATCATGAATCCCGGCGCGTTGCTCGACGTGGAGTGACACCGCGCCCACACATCGGCCGGGCGAGAGACTTAGGTGGGGCCGGTCCGAATCCCGGCGTATGGACGGGCGGCTGCCGGGCGTCGACGACGAGTCGCCGGAGCAGGTGATCTGCCACGTCGACATGGACTGTTTCTACGCCGCCTGCGGGAATTGTCATGCCCAATTCCCTTATCTCTCGTCAGGCCGCTTTGCCTGACGAGCGATTGCGAACGCTCCTTCCTCGATCCTCAGGTAGTTGACACGGTCGTCGAATTGCCACCTGAGTCGGGTGGGTGTCGACGTGCGCGGTGCGTGAATCTGCGAGACTGGCATCCCGTAAGGGGATCTATCGATGTGTAGATGGGGGTGAATAAAATCAGTACTGGTTGCAGTACGTGTCCGTCAAAACCCGCCTGGCGTCAACTGTGAACCGACACGGGATGCTTACACTTTCACTCTGGTCCCCTCAGGCTTAAAATCTCCTTTGTCACAACAGTAGTAAAGAATGTCTGAAGAGGTGGGAAAGATTGCCATCGCCTTTGCAGTAGCGATAGTCGGAATGAGTCTTGCTTTTTGCGGAGGCTCATCGCCACAAATGATGGGTGGTGGAGGTGGCCCAGTGAACACAGCAGGACAAAACCCAACGCAAGGACCACAGACTACTGATGTGGAAACGGTCAAACTCTCTTCTCAAGAGGAAAAGCAGGTCGAGGCAACGACATCAAACTATTTTGAAAAACTGCCCTCAACACAGTCTGCACGCCAAACAGAGACAATTGAGGCTGCAACGAAACTGTGCAACTACAATCAGCAATTCAGTGAGACAATCAACTTCAGTGAAACTGCTGATAATGCATCCAAGGTCGAGAGTCTCTCACGACGGGCAGACTTTGGTGTTCAGATCATCAACGAACACTTCAACGACCGTCTTGATCGGTCAGCAACGAACGAGATTCGCCAGGCCGCAGGTGACGTAGCCAAATACGCACCGCTGGCAGCCAGCTACAACAAGATGGTTGAAGACGGGTGTGCTGTCAAAGAAAACCCAACAAATGCGACGATGGAGGACTTCTACACCAGTTCACTCTACTTCGGTGTTGAATTCACCATGGTGCAAATGGGAGTATTCTATCAACCAGCTTTTACTGGCACCAGAATAGTGTCGAATACGGTTGGCCTCTATCGGATTCGCCAACTTTGCGGTAACCGATGTTATGCCCTGGCAATGAGTGAGATCCACTGGGGACTTCGAGGGGCACCATCTGGTGTGATGGGATATCTGCGAGAAAATCAGGATAGAGGAAATCTGAGCGTACAGGTGGATAATGTCAATATGACCGCAGTGATGGCGGCTCAAGGGCAGGAATACTCCAAGTCAGCAATTAAGCAATGTGGGACTGGTAAGGAAACATCTGATCAGAAACCGTCTGAGAAGGGGATTGGTGAGAAAGTAGGAGGACTTGTCGAGGAGGGAACACAACGCTTCGAAAATGAGACAAACATCAGTATCGACGGGGCTATTCCCTCACTGAGTCCTAAGAAACTGTTCGAGAATGCAGCAGATAATCTGAGTACCTGCTGAATCTGTAAAGGAACAATCCAAGCGAGATCACCCTCTCCACCCCAGCGCCTTCTAAGTATACTATCTAACACAGACAGTATTACACTACTACAGTAGTCTTTAGTGTCATAGTGTGCTGTTGCTGTAAAAAATAGACTCTCCCCCTAAAACAGCATCAAGAATAGGGATAGGGTATTGGTAATGGTGTATACCAATTGTAGTGTCATAACCTATCAGATGTGTACTGACAGTTTCCTGTTTCCGCCCTGTACAGAGGATTAGTGTCCGTTCACATCCAGTATCTTCCCTGATAGTTTATGGGGAAAGAGCCACTCGTGCAGGGAATGTGTGGATTTACACTGATAGCAACCGATCAGTGTGCTATGTGATCGGTCACATGGCCCAGATACTGCCTCGTTCCATGTGGGTATTACAGACCACTCGACGGCATGGAGCTTCCTGACGCAATTGGCTTGCGGGTGGTAACCAGTTACTATCCCGTTCGAGTGGCAAGTGCATAAACCCTTTGCTGCGATTCCATACGTAGAGGCCCTGAACAGGCTCTTAACATAGTGGGAGTGAAATATTATTCAGTGGCAGTATTCTTACACAGTCCGATATGAGGGTCAGAGAACGAATTGATCGTGAGTCGAGACGGAATGATCTTGGTTTCGATTGAAACCGTTGAGAGTTTTGCATCTGCCTTGCTAATCAAGCCTGAGACCTGTGAGGGACCATGCTCGTAGAGTATATAGAGTGGATAGTGGAGAGACTGACGGCCATCGCTACACTGCCTGATAACAATATGATACCCGTGAGTCGGTTTGTTTTGGATACGGCCCAATACACCTGTCTCTAGAAAAAGTCGGAGAGGCGTTCGATATTTAGAGTGCAATTCAATAGTGATAGGTTGTGAAGAAAGAAGGCGTTGAATATGGACGTTTGTCTTCTCTTTTGATGTTGGTAGTGTACAGTCGAAGGATTTTTCCGCCTCGCGCTATTACGGGAGACTAACGGCCGATTCACGCCTCTCGTCAGATGGGCTACGTATATCTATCCGACGAGAAGATAGGAAAATGGGGAACCCGTTGGCGCGGGTTTTAGTACGAGTTTGGAAACCTCGTATTTCTCCGTAAGCCCTTGCTCCTATTAATGATTGCGTCCTCTTGTGGGGCGCTCCGACAAGTGGCGCTGTTGGCGGTCGGGAGAGTCAGCATGAACGGCGAACCCGACGAAAATGGCGACGGTAGTATAGACTTTGAACGGAGTACATTTGAACACGGTGCAGAGCCGTGGAAAGACCCCGCAGTACTGCGACAACTCTACCATGAGCATGATCTGTCCCAAGAACAGGTAGCGGAGGAACTGGACACGACCCAACAGAATATCCAATACTGGATGGATAAACTGGATGTCGAAGCTCGCCTTCCCATGCATGAACGGGATCGTTCAATCTCACGGATTGTTCGGGAGGATGGACGTGTGCAGTATCACATTCCCGATGGCGACGGTGGGACAGTTTACCTCTATGAGAGTCAGATTGTCGCACTTGCTATTGCTGATCTTGGTTTGATCTTTGACGAAGATAGCGAAGTTGACCACCTGTTGAAATCCCCCATCAAACTCAATATTGTAGAGAATCTCGCCATTCGCAGCACCGAAGACCACCGAAAGCGACACGGCAATGAGAGAGGTGCCCTCCCGAACACGACATTGTTCGACTTCCTGTATGGGGAGCCAGAGGACGAAGAAACGCCAGAGTTCTTCGAACGTCTCGATCAGTGGGGTCAGTGGTGGGTCGATATTGAAGGAGTTGAAGAAGTCCACGAGGACAGCCCTCTCAATGCTGACTGAGGACACGCAATGCCCTCAGAATCGCCG
This Halorientalis sp. IM1011 DNA region includes the following protein-coding sequences:
- a CDS encoding rhomboid family intramembrane serine protease, translated to MGGVTVARSRTVVRDLGMIGAVAALLVWVHVALPPSIKTRLAFRHESVDPVSLYTSAFVHLDLMHLLSNVAGYVAAALVAYGLCVQIGNRRWFRVTFACFVLVFPVLVSLTSYAIIGLLYPGIEPVSRGFSGVGAGFAGFVFVTLLAALTRLYDYRVAGYIGLAIWLLLLFEVYLIYVGNVTLPVGGLFVVGWGACLVGIGRASTGPLILSRSPSRVELLQILQTALVVILLVSFVSVLFPPEIVEDGTVTNIFAHAAGFLYGIGGAAVTAWYTRVG
- a CDS encoding FAD-binding oxidoreductase, with amino-acid sequence MSDSDLSFWGWGYTEKFPDEAERDELATRMETMLGFPERPRLDPPTLSDVSIPESAVSVPDHLTDVCSTATEDRIRHTYGSGYRDLVRGFHGDFASAPDVVAEPETEAEIRDILDWATEERVAVVPYGGGTSVVAGVECDPDGDGSGYAGVLSLDLRAMDRVLEADDHSRTAKIQAGATGPQINDQLREHDLQLRHYPQSYEFSTLGGWIATRAGGHFATVYTHIDDFVENVRMLTPSGEFESRRLPASGAGPDPDRLVLGSEGTLGVITEGWLRVQPRPPYRARATVRFSGFEAAVDAIREIAQARLYPANCRLLDSREAMMNEVAMDGSHVLVLGFESVDHPVDDDLARAIEIAEDRGGTVSSGPSYEGPHREDDGEQGSDDRDDEADDWRSAFFEAPYKFNALVSLGVIVDTFETAVTWDQFDRLHEEITEQVTEVMEEECGAGFLSCRFTHVYPDGPAPYYTLLAPADVGRELEQWREIKATASDVIEEYGGTITHHHAVGRTHREWYEEESPDEFREALRAAKDRLDPEGIMNPGALLDVE